The Acidimicrobiales bacterium DNA segment CTGTACGGAACGGTGGCAGTTGCCACCGCCGACCTGACGGTGAGCTTCACCGTCGAGTGACCGCTCCGCCTACGCCGTCCGCTCCGACGGTGCCGCCGCCTCTCGGGACTTGCCGCCCGGCGCCGCCACTATGAGCTTGAGGATCTCCTCGGTGATCCGGGGCTCGAGCCCCTCGGTGTGGCCCTTGTCCCGCCGCAGCACGTCGGCGATCACCCGGCCGTCCCGGGCCCCCGGGTACACGTAGATCTCCGCCGTCCCCGGCCGGGCGGCGCGCCCCCAGCTCGGAGTCGACCGGTCCCCCCAGCGGGTGTCGCGCACCTGGCCCGGCTCGGGATCCTCGATCACCGCCGCCCGCACCCGCTCCCCCGCCCCGTACTTCTCCCCCCAGGGCGAAGTCTCCGGCAGCCCCACTATCTCGTGCTCCCCGATGGCGAAGATGAACGAGAAGTCGGCGTCGGGCACCGGGTGCTGGCGGAACCGGCGCGCCCGCAGACCGGACATGGCGTCGCGCTCCTCGCGGCTGCGCGGCGGCCCGAATCCCTCGACCAGCTGGGCCGGACCGATCCGCCCCCCCGACAGGCTCAGCCATCCGTCCACCCGGTCGGCGAAGAACTCCGTGTTCAGCAAGCGGTTGGCGGTCATCCCCCCCTGCGAGTGGCCCACCAGCCAGAACGCCCTGATGCTCCCGGTACCGAAGCGCTCGAAGACCTGCTCCACCACGTCCACCAGGTGGGCGTCGTCCACGTCGGGCGCCCAGTGGCGCATCGGCTCCCGCGTCTTGGCGGTGGGCGCCGCCACCACCAGCCGGTAGGCGTCGGCGTACCGGTGGGCCGGGAAGTAACGCCGCTGCCACACCCCGCCCGACCCGCCCCCGTGCA contains these protein-coding regions:
- a CDS encoding alpha/beta hydrolase, translating into MQSETGIEANSGRRYYLDYADDAGAGGLTFLLNLHGGGSGGVWQRRYFPAHRYADAYRLVVAAPTAKTREPMRHWAPDVDDAHLVDVVEQVFERFGTGSIRAFWLVGHSQGGMTANRLLNTEFFADRVDGWLSLSGGRIGPAQLVEGFGPPRSREERDAMSGLRARRFRQHPVPDADFSFIFAIGEHEIVGLPETSPWGEKYGAGERVRAAVIEDPEPGQVRDTRWGDRSTPSWGRAARPGTAEIYVYPGARDGRVIADVLRRDKGHTEGLEPRITEEILKLIVAAPGGKSREAAAPSERTA